One window of the Shewanella khirikhana genome contains the following:
- a CDS encoding heme/hemin ABC transporter substrate-binding protein, which yields MRRFTATYCLPLLALFAPLTIPAHAADTVRTGFVSPDTAATETPASAQRIISAGAGVTELILALDGAGLLAAVDVTSTVPASLNALPRVGYHRQLGSEGLLSLGASVLIGSEAMGPKSTLDTVQSAGLEVMVLPTATDANTLVANIQALGEKLGKAEQANALSKGVEDRLNALSNTQVNGRVLFVLLQSGRPARVGGKGTAADSIIKLAGVNNIADFEGYRDVSAEGLLMMAPELILVASRGEAEISAATLLEEIPLLAHTPAGEKGAIQVLSAAALIGGVGLGAIDAAEALQAHFVRKD from the coding sequence ATGAGACGTTTTACTGCCACATATTGCTTGCCACTGCTTGCCCTGTTTGCCCCCCTGACCATCCCGGCACATGCCGCTGATACTGTCAGAACAGGCTTTGTCAGCCCTGATACAGCAGCAACCGAAACCCCGGCCAGCGCCCAGCGGATCATCAGCGCCGGGGCCGGTGTGACTGAGCTTATTCTGGCGTTGGATGGCGCCGGACTGCTCGCCGCTGTGGATGTTACCAGCACTGTGCCCGCCAGCCTGAACGCCTTGCCAAGAGTCGGCTATCACCGCCAGCTTGGCAGCGAAGGTTTGCTCTCTCTGGGCGCCTCTGTGCTGATTGGCTCCGAAGCCATGGGCCCCAAAAGCACCCTGGATACAGTGCAAAGCGCAGGGCTTGAGGTGATGGTGCTGCCCACAGCCACCGACGCCAACACTCTGGTAGCCAACATTCAGGCCCTTGGCGAAAAGCTGGGTAAAGCGGAGCAGGCCAATGCGCTCAGTAAAGGGGTTGAAGATCGCCTCAATGCGCTGAGTAACACCCAGGTGAATGGTCGGGTTTTGTTTGTGCTGCTGCAATCAGGCCGTCCGGCCCGGGTAGGCGGCAAAGGTACCGCCGCCGACAGCATCATAAAGCTCGCCGGTGTGAACAATATCGCTGACTTTGAAGGCTACCGGGATGTATCGGCCGAAGGCCTGCTGATGATGGCGCCAGAGCTTATTCTGGTGGCCAGCCGCGGCGAGGCAGAGATTTCCGCAGCCACCCTGCTTGAAGAAATTCCGCTGCTCGCCCATACGCCAGCCGGTGAGAAAGGGGCAATCCAGGTGCTGAGCGCCGCCGCCCTGATTGGCGGTGTGGGGCTTGGCGCCATCGATGCGGCCGAAGCGCTGCAAGCCCATTTTGTACGGAAAGATTGA
- a CDS encoding heme ABC transporter ATP-binding protein, whose amino-acid sequence MLTVSNLSFGPSHQRVLSDIKLSLQPGKVYGLLGPNGAGKSTLLKLLCRELIPSSGDIALDNIALTMWPRLELATRLGVLPQQAQLDFPFQVAEVVEMGAYPLSLSQSQLAGCVSQSLAAVGLDGFEERQYGKLSGGERQRVQLARVLLQLSQTDRGILLLDEPTSALDLAHQHKVLKLARCLARERNFIVVVVLHCLNLAAEYCDGIHVLDNGRLKLSGSPDECLTPQNIHAVWHYQPSRFVAEDGRTLLF is encoded by the coding sequence ATGCTGACGGTTTCCAATCTTAGCTTCGGCCCCTCTCATCAAAGGGTGCTGAGTGATATCAAGCTGTCGCTGCAACCGGGCAAGGTGTATGGCCTGCTTGGCCCCAATGGCGCGGGCAAGTCGACGCTGCTGAAACTGCTGTGCCGGGAACTTATCCCAAGCAGCGGTGACATTGCGCTGGATAATATTGCGCTGACAATGTGGCCAAGGCTTGAGCTCGCCACCCGCCTCGGGGTGCTGCCACAGCAAGCGCAGTTGGACTTTCCGTTTCAGGTGGCAGAAGTGGTTGAAATGGGGGCCTATCCACTGTCGCTGTCACAGTCGCAGCTTGCAGGCTGCGTCAGCCAAAGCCTTGCTGCCGTTGGCCTTGACGGCTTTGAGGAGCGCCAATATGGCAAACTCTCCGGCGGTGAGCGCCAACGGGTGCAACTGGCACGGGTGCTGTTGCAACTGAGTCAAACCGACAGGGGCATTCTGCTGCTGGATGAACCCACCTCGGCGCTGGATCTCGCCCACCAGCATAAGGTGCTTAAGCTTGCCCGGTGCCTTGCCCGCGAACGCAATTTTATCGTGGTGGTGGTGCTGCACTGCCTGAACCTTGCCGCCGAATACTGCGATGGTATTCATGTTCTCGATAACGGCAGGCTCAAACTCAGTGGCAGTCCGGATGAATGCCTGACACCGCAAAATATCCATGCCGTGTGGCATTATCAGCCGAGCCGCTTTGTGGCGGAGGATGGCCGAACGCTGCTGTTCTGA
- a CDS encoding FecCD family ABC transporter permease, whose translation MHSAPTSTRKRLTVPLLLGLLGLCSLVSLSTGPLAIAPLHALGGLLDTLLPFELASLAPHERLIIENVRLPRTLLAMATGAILAMCGAVMQGLFRNPLADPGIIGVSSGAALGAAICLVLLPTAPAISVPVFAFMFGLATTVLIYKLASHRGSTSVVLLLLAGVAVAALAGAGIGLLNYIASDTALRDLSLWQMGAISGANWHYAILTLVTVVLLYGLLRRDAKALDALLLGESEARHLGIDTQKLKRRLVMLCALGVGVAVAATGIIGFIGLVVPHLVRMISGASHQKLLLQSALAGALLLALADILARTLLAPAEMPVGLVTALLGAPFFIFLLLKQRHRLG comes from the coding sequence ATGCACTCTGCCCCAACCTCGACCCGCAAGCGGCTGACAGTGCCTTTGCTGCTTGGGCTGCTTGGCCTTTGCAGTTTGGTGTCGCTGAGCACAGGTCCACTGGCGATTGCCCCGCTGCATGCCCTTGGCGGGCTGCTGGATACCTTGCTGCCATTCGAGCTTGCCAGCCTTGCGCCCCACGAGCGGCTGATTATCGAAAATGTGCGGCTGCCACGCACCCTGCTTGCCATGGCAACGGGCGCCATCCTCGCCATGTGCGGCGCCGTGATGCAGGGGCTGTTTCGCAATCCGCTGGCCGATCCGGGGATCATCGGCGTCTCCTCCGGCGCTGCGCTGGGCGCCGCCATTTGTCTGGTGCTCCTGCCCACAGCCCCCGCCATCAGCGTGCCTGTTTTTGCCTTTATGTTTGGTCTGGCAACCACAGTGCTTATCTACAAACTCGCCAGCCACAGGGGCAGCACCTCGGTGGTGCTTTTGCTGCTGGCGGGGGTAGCAGTGGCGGCACTCGCCGGGGCTGGCATTGGGCTTTTGAATTACATCGCCAGTGATACCGCACTGCGGGATTTGAGCCTGTGGCAGATGGGCGCCATCTCCGGGGCCAATTGGCACTATGCCATCCTCACCCTGGTCACTGTGGTGCTGCTTTATGGGCTGCTCAGACGTGATGCCAAGGCGCTGGATGCACTGCTGCTTGGCGAGAGTGAAGCACGGCACCTTGGCATAGATACCCAAAAGCTGAAGCGGCGTTTGGTCATGCTGTGCGCCCTTGGTGTGGGGGTAGCGGTGGCAGCCACCGGCATCATAGGTTTTATCGGTTTGGTGGTGCCTCATCTGGTACGGATGATAAGTGGTGCCAGCCATCAAAAACTGCTGCTGCAAAGTGCCCTTGCAGGCGCCCTGCTGCTGGCACTGGCGGATATTCTAGCCCGCACCCTGCTGGCCCCCGCCGAAATGCCGGTGGGCCTGGTCACGGCGCTGCTGGGAGCACCGTTCTTTATCTTTTTGCTGCTCAAACAGCGCCACAGACTGGGTTAG
- a CDS encoding trans-sulfuration enzyme family protein, whose product MKDSATDPLGLATALCHDDAIASETFGAVVPPIYQNSLFTFASWQAIDSAFDDKINNAIYTRGHNPTVVQAEQKLAQLAGADKAKLFGSGMAAIAAGILHFVRPGCHIICVRNAYGPSVRLLDDYLNSRIGLEVSFVGGEVDEIAAAIRPNTTLIYLESPSSGVFGLQDIAAIAALAKARGLASMIDNTWATPVYQKPLAMGVDLEVHSCSKYLGGHSDIVSGVLMGSARIIDAIIANEFELLGAKMAPMEAWFLLRSLRTLPLRLERHQASALKLAKYLESHPKVASVSYPGLESHPQHALARQQMRGFTGLMAFRLASTDLDAIKGFVNGLKLFRIGVSWGGHESLIFAPAISYLKEMTPAQFEPMGLSLGDMRISVGLEDSEDLIADLEQALAYLA is encoded by the coding sequence ATGAAGGACTCTGCAACAGACCCGCTGGGGCTTGCCACCGCCCTGTGCCATGACGATGCCATTGCCAGCGAAACCTTTGGCGCCGTGGTGCCGCCCATCTATCAAAACTCGCTGTTCACCTTTGCCAGTTGGCAGGCTATCGACAGCGCCTTCGATGACAAGATAAATAACGCCATCTACACCCGTGGTCATAACCCAACCGTGGTGCAGGCCGAGCAAAAACTGGCCCAGCTCGCGGGCGCCGACAAGGCCAAGCTGTTTGGCTCTGGCATGGCCGCGATTGCCGCAGGCATACTGCATTTTGTTCGCCCCGGCTGCCATATCATTTGCGTGCGTAACGCCTATGGCCCCTCGGTGCGCTTGCTGGATGATTACCTTAACAGCCGCATTGGGCTTGAGGTGAGTTTTGTCGGCGGCGAAGTCGATGAGATAGCTGCCGCCATCAGGCCAAACACCACACTGATTTATCTTGAGAGCCCCTCATCCGGGGTGTTCGGCTTGCAGGACATCGCTGCCATCGCTGCCCTTGCGAAGGCGCGGGGCTTAGCCAGCATGATAGACAACACCTGGGCTACCCCTGTGTATCAAAAGCCGCTGGCCATGGGGGTGGATTTGGAGGTGCACTCCTGCTCCAAATACCTTGGCGGCCACAGCGATATCGTCAGCGGTGTGCTCATGGGCAGCGCCAGAATAATCGATGCCATTATCGCCAACGAGTTTGAGCTTTTGGGGGCCAAGATGGCGCCGATGGAGGCCTGGTTTTTACTGAGAAGCCTGCGCACCCTGCCGCTGCGGCTTGAGCGCCATCAGGCCTCGGCGCTGAAGCTGGCCAAGTATCTTGAGTCCCACCCCAAGGTGGCGTCGGTGAGTTACCCCGGGCTTGAGTCGCACCCGCAACATGCGCTCGCAAGGCAGCAGATGCGCGGCTTTACCGGCCTGATGGCGTTTCGGCTCGCATCGACCGACCTTGATGCCATCAAGGGCTTTGTGAATGGGCTTAAACTGTTTCGCATCGGGGTCAGTTGGGGTGGCCACGAGAGCCTGATCTTTGCCCCGGCCATCAGCTATTTGAAAGAGATGACTCCGGCGCAATTCGAGCCCATGGGGTTGTCATTGGGGGATATGCGCATTTCAGTTGGGCTGGAGGACAGTGAAGATCTGATAGCCGACCTGGAGCAAGCCCTTGCGTACCTGGCGTAA
- a CDS encoding glycoside hydrolase family 97 protein: MEPLFVSARSLMLTSLAALVLSAPAFSANSLTGKAESEIAEMSLNSPDGSIQATLSYGQQLALSASIDGTKVLLPSTIAMSFSDGRAFGPDAELKGQHRGSKDEIIRPEVAVRSASIPNQYNSLTLEFTQGFDLELRAFNQGIAYRFVSHLKGKRELASEQSEFQFASGSFAYFPYEKHFRTATQPSFTPVAVKAIDGDELGSLPTLVVANGINVLLTETDLQNYPGLWIKGDGKGGLYGVHPQDLDKDGKELSRIATIDGPRSFPWRILGLARSDAALMDNQLSYLLSEPSRIDKPDWIKPGKIAWDWYNENNLKGVDFDAGINTQTYKYYIDFAAKFGIENILIDDGWSTHEDVLTVLPGIDMQEIIRHGKAKGVDVQLWVPWSGLDKQMEKAMKRYRDWGITGLKIDFMNSDSQSMVNFYWRAAAMAARYQLMVNFHGSYKPAGIHRTYPNVMTREGVKGLENHKWSNVITPTHNLHLPFIRMIAGPMDYTPGAMRNAHLKNFNSVFSRPMSLGTRAHQLAMYVLYESPLQMLADTPSSYLAEPDIPAFISRIPTVWDEYRVLHASIGEYLMLARRSGDSWYIGAMTNEQPRTLEASLDFLPAGKYRLSLMQDGVNASRHAEDYRFSESVIDSGAPLTIPMVGGGGFAAILTPL, translated from the coding sequence ATGGAACCTTTATTTGTATCAGCCCGATCGCTGATGCTCACCAGCCTGGCTGCGCTGGTGCTGAGCGCACCTGCCTTTTCGGCAAACAGCCTTACTGGCAAAGCCGAATCAGAGATCGCTGAGATGTCACTGAATTCCCCCGATGGCAGCATTCAGGCCACCCTGAGTTATGGTCAGCAGCTCGCGCTCAGCGCCAGTATCGATGGCACCAAGGTGCTGCTGCCCTCCACTATCGCCATGAGTTTTAGCGACGGACGCGCTTTCGGGCCAGACGCCGAGCTTAAAGGGCAGCATCGCGGCAGCAAAGATGAGATTATCCGGCCGGAAGTGGCAGTGCGAAGCGCCAGTATTCCCAATCAATACAATAGCCTGACGCTGGAGTTCACCCAGGGGTTCGACCTGGAGTTAAGAGCCTTCAATCAAGGCATTGCCTACCGCTTTGTCTCCCATCTTAAGGGCAAGCGCGAGCTTGCCAGCGAGCAGAGCGAGTTTCAGTTTGCCTCAGGCAGCTTTGCCTATTTCCCCTACGAAAAGCACTTTCGCACCGCCACCCAACCCAGCTTTACCCCGGTGGCGGTCAAGGCCATCGATGGTGATGAGCTTGGCAGCCTACCAACCTTGGTGGTGGCAAACGGCATCAATGTGCTGCTGACAGAAACCGACCTGCAAAACTACCCCGGCCTGTGGATTAAGGGTGATGGCAAGGGAGGCCTGTATGGCGTGCACCCTCAGGATTTGGATAAAGACGGCAAGGAGCTTAGCCGCATCGCCACAATTGATGGGCCGCGAAGCTTCCCCTGGCGCATTCTCGGCCTTGCCCGCAGCGACGCTGCGCTGATGGACAATCAGCTGAGTTATCTGCTGTCCGAGCCCTCCCGCATCGACAAGCCAGACTGGATTAAGCCCGGCAAAATCGCCTGGGACTGGTACAACGAAAATAACCTCAAAGGCGTGGATTTCGACGCTGGCATCAACACCCAAACCTACAAGTACTACATTGATTTTGCGGCCAAGTTTGGCATTGAGAACATTCTCATCGACGATGGCTGGTCGACCCACGAAGATGTGCTCACCGTACTGCCCGGCATCGACATGCAGGAAATCATCCGCCACGGCAAAGCCAAGGGCGTAGACGTGCAGCTGTGGGTGCCCTGGAGCGGGCTCGACAAGCAGATGGAAAAAGCGATGAAACGCTATCGCGACTGGGGCATCACCGGCCTTAAAATCGACTTTATGAACAGCGACAGCCAGTCGATGGTTAATTTTTACTGGCGCGCCGCCGCCATGGCCGCCAGGTACCAGTTGATGGTGAACTTCCACGGCTCATACAAACCAGCCGGTATTCATCGTACCTACCCCAACGTGATGACCCGCGAAGGGGTAAAGGGGCTTGAAAACCACAAATGGTCCAACGTGATCACCCCAACCCATAACCTGCACCTGCCCTTTATCCGCATGATTGCCGGCCCCATGGATTACACCCCGGGCGCCATGCGTAACGCCCACCTTAAAAACTTCAACAGCGTGTTTTCACGCCCCATGAGCCTTGGCACCCGTGCCCATCAGCTCGCCATGTATGTGCTGTACGAAAGCCCGCTGCAAATGCTGGCCGATACCCCCTCAAGCTACCTGGCCGAACCTGACATTCCGGCCTTTATCAGCCGCATTCCCACTGTGTGGGATGAGTACCGGGTGCTGCACGCATCCATAGGTGAATACCTGATGCTGGCGCGGCGCAGTGGTGACAGCTGGTATATAGGCGCCATGACCAATGAGCAGCCGCGCACCCTCGAAGCGAGCCTCGATTTTTTGCCAGCAGGCAAATACCGCCTGAGTCTGATGCAGGATGGGGTGAACGCAAGCCGCCACGCCGAAGACTATCGCTTCAGCGAGTCAGTGATAGACAGCGGCGCCCCCCTTACCATTCCCATGGTGGGCGGCGGCGGATTTGCGGCCATACTGACGCCGCTGTAA